Proteins encoded together in one Salarchaeum sp. JOR-1 window:
- the infB gene encoding translation initiation factor IF-2 has translation MSQEHSASEPGDLRTPIVAVLGHVDHGKTSLLDKIRGSAVIEGEAGAITQHIGATAVPLDVVSEVAGSLIDPGSFDLPGLLFIDTPGHHSFTTLRSRGGALADIAILVVDVNDGFQPQTEEAIRILQDTQTPFVVAANKIDTIPGWRPHEDAPVQETYEAQSDRVRQQLDEALYELIGELSDHGFSSDLYWRLQNFQNNIGVIPVSAETGEGVPDLLTVLMGLAQRYMKEDMEVDITGPGAGTVLEVKEEQGFGTTVDVILYDGTVREDDTIVVGGLNETIVTEVRALLKPQPLAEIRTEKRFENVEELSAATGVKIAAPELDDAMAGAPVRAVRDRPLQDVIDEVEAELAEIAVETEEEGVVVKADTLGSLEALANALEEAEIPIMRAEVGDIAPRDVSMATTADEDTHRCILGFNVDVLADAEQRAEEDGVELFESDVIYQLVERYEEHVEAIERQQKEAVFENIRRPARFRILEDHVFRQSDPAVVGVEVLSGTLKRNTPVGKFDGNELERVGVVKGIQEQGEDVDEVRAGNRVSVSIDGPTVGRDVKEGDELWVDLPEKHAKVLEQELAEEIPADEREALSMFVDKRRNRDPFWGK, from the coding sequence ATGTCTCAGGAACACTCTGCGTCCGAACCCGGCGACCTCCGTACGCCCATCGTCGCCGTCCTCGGACACGTCGACCACGGAAAGACCAGCCTCCTCGACAAGATTCGAGGATCCGCCGTCATCGAGGGCGAAGCCGGCGCTATCACCCAGCACATCGGCGCGACCGCCGTGCCGCTCGACGTCGTGTCGGAGGTCGCGGGCAGCCTCATCGACCCGGGGAGCTTCGACCTCCCCGGCCTGCTGTTCATCGACACGCCCGGCCACCACTCGTTCACCACGCTGCGCTCCCGCGGCGGCGCGCTCGCCGACATCGCCATCCTCGTCGTGGACGTGAACGACGGCTTCCAGCCGCAGACGGAGGAAGCAATCCGCATCCTCCAGGACACCCAGACGCCGTTCGTCGTCGCCGCGAACAAAATCGACACCATTCCGGGATGGCGGCCGCACGAGGACGCGCCCGTCCAGGAGACGTACGAAGCGCAATCGGACAGAGTCCGCCAGCAGTTGGACGAGGCGCTCTACGAACTCATCGGCGAACTCTCCGATCACGGCTTCTCCAGCGACCTCTACTGGCGGCTCCAGAACTTCCAGAACAACATCGGCGTCATCCCCGTCTCCGCGGAGACCGGCGAGGGCGTCCCAGACCTCCTCACCGTCCTGATGGGGCTCGCGCAGCGCTACATGAAGGAGGACATGGAGGTCGACATCACCGGCCCCGGCGCTGGGACAGTGCTGGAGGTGAAAGAAGAGCAGGGGTTCGGGACGACCGTGGACGTCATCCTCTACGACGGCACCGTCCGCGAGGACGACACAATCGTCGTCGGCGGCCTGAACGAGACCATCGTCACCGAGGTCAGGGCGCTCCTGAAACCCCAGCCGCTCGCCGAGATACGAACCGAAAAGCGGTTCGAGAACGTCGAGGAACTCTCCGCCGCGACGGGCGTGAAGATCGCCGCACCCGAGTTGGACGACGCGATGGCGGGCGCGCCCGTCCGCGCCGTCCGCGACCGCCCGCTGCAAGACGTCATCGACGAAGTCGAGGCCGAACTCGCGGAGATCGCCGTGGAGACCGAGGAGGAGGGCGTCGTCGTGAAAGCCGACACGCTCGGCAGCCTCGAAGCGCTCGCGAACGCCCTCGAGGAGGCCGAAATCCCCATCATGCGCGCCGAAGTCGGCGACATCGCGCCCCGGGACGTGTCCATGGCGACCACCGCCGACGAGGACACCCACCGCTGCATCCTCGGATTCAACGTGGACGTGCTCGCGGACGCCGAACAGCGCGCGGAGGAGGACGGCGTCGAACTCTTCGAGAGCGACGTCATCTACCAGCTCGTCGAGCGCTACGAGGAGCACGTCGAGGCCATCGAACGCCAGCAGAAGGAAGCCGTCTTCGAGAACATCCGGCGGCCCGCGCGCTTCCGCATCCTCGAAGACCACGTCTTCCGGCAGTCCGACCCCGCCGTCGTCGGCGTCGAAGTCCTCTCCGGCACCCTCAAGCGCAACACGCCCGTCGGGAAGTTCGACGGGAACGAACTCGAACGCGTCGGCGTCGTCAAGGGCATCCAGGAGCAGGGCGAGGACGTGGACGAAGTCCGCGCCGGCAACAGAGTCAGCGTCTCCATCGACGGCCCCACGGTCGGCCGCGACGTCAAGGAAGGCGACGAGCTCTGGGTCGACCTCCCCGAGAAGCACGCCAAGGTACTCGAACAGGAACTCGCCGAGGAGATCCCCGCGGACGAACGCGAAGCCCTCTCCATGTTCGTCGACAAACGCCGGAACCGCGACCCCTTCTGGGGGAAGTAG
- a CDS encoding PRC-barrel domain-containing protein, whose amino-acid sequence MADILAENLSGKAVMGSDGTELGMLYNITMNLKTGELVDLLVEPNEELGTALDFSRDDRGHYEVPVGRVQAVKDYIVVRR is encoded by the coding sequence ATGGCCGACATTCTCGCCGAGAACCTCTCCGGGAAGGCGGTGATGGGCTCTGACGGAACCGAACTCGGGATGCTGTACAACATCACGATGAACCTCAAGACGGGCGAACTCGTGGACTTGCTCGTCGAACCGAACGAGGAACTCGGGACGGCGCTCGACTTCTCGCGGGACGACCGCGGGCACTACGAGGTTCCCGTGGGTCGCGTGCAGGCGGTGAAAGACTACATCGTCGTTCGGCGATAG
- a CDS encoding NOB1 family endonuclease, translating to MRVLDSSAFIAGYETDDDVATIPLVREELTDASAYRFDAMEGGGMRVHVPDESAVRAARQAARRTGDLDTLSDTDLRLVAAAHDLDAVLVTDDYAMQNVAADLGVDVDVVQQAGITEKREWVFQCQGCGRTFDDDRERCPVCGSSLTRKNPD from the coding sequence GTGCGCGTCCTCGACTCGTCGGCGTTCATCGCGGGCTACGAGACGGACGACGACGTCGCCACGATCCCGCTCGTCCGCGAGGAACTCACCGACGCGTCCGCCTATCGATTCGACGCGATGGAGGGCGGCGGGATGCGCGTGCACGTCCCTGACGAGTCCGCCGTGCGCGCGGCCCGGCAGGCCGCCCGCCGCACCGGCGACCTCGACACGCTCTCCGACACGGACCTCCGCCTCGTCGCCGCGGCGCACGACCTCGACGCCGTGCTCGTGACCGACGACTACGCGATGCAGAACGTCGCGGCCGACCTCGGCGTCGACGTGGACGTGGTTCAGCAGGCGGGAATCACGGAGAAACGCGAGTGGGTGTTCCAGTGCCAGGGCTGCGGACGGACGTTCGACGACGACCGGGAGCGCTGTCCGGTCTGCGGGAGTTCGCTGACGCGGAAGAACCCCGACTAG
- a CDS encoding CopG family transcriptional regulator: protein MGRKLSAVYDEEVIAEVERLASEHDLTQQEVLRQLVSLGLDSR from the coding sequence ATGGGTCGGAAGCTGTCCGCCGTCTACGACGAGGAAGTGATCGCGGAGGTAGAACGCCTCGCGAGCGAACACGACCTCACGCAGCAGGAAGTACTGCGCCAACTCGTCTCCCTCGGCCTCGATTCCCGCTAG
- a CDS encoding CPBP family intramembrane glutamic endopeptidase, producing the protein MAGFDAYAAAARVALVSLAAVLLGSVAGAVGAAATAGVPGALSYGVQSALASAVIGAVAVAAVHVRGGDWAFFDLDRPSARTVGIGLAAGVAMLGLLWAFSVLTTALNVPSASHGVQERIEANPTIALVMAVVSVLFVAPGEELLARGFVQKTLYSHYSPRLAVVVASAVFAGVHVFAYATAPALAVAASLTQLFCISLVLGAIYLHTENLVAPILAHTVYNAVQFLLVYLSV; encoded by the coding sequence ATGGCGGGATTCGACGCGTACGCCGCGGCGGCGCGGGTCGCGCTCGTCAGCCTCGCCGCCGTCCTCCTCGGATCGGTCGCTGGCGCGGTCGGCGCGGCCGCCACCGCTGGCGTCCCCGGAGCCCTCTCGTACGGCGTGCAGTCCGCGCTCGCGAGCGCCGTCATCGGCGCGGTCGCCGTCGCCGCGGTGCACGTCCGCGGCGGCGACTGGGCGTTCTTCGACCTCGACCGCCCGAGCGCTCGTACGGTCGGCATCGGTCTCGCGGCCGGCGTCGCGATGCTCGGCCTGCTCTGGGCGTTCAGCGTGCTCACGACCGCCCTGAACGTGCCGTCGGCGAGCCACGGCGTGCAAGAACGCATCGAGGCGAATCCGACCATCGCGCTCGTGATGGCCGTCGTCTCCGTCCTGTTCGTCGCGCCGGGCGAGGAGCTGCTCGCGCGCGGGTTCGTCCAGAAGACGCTGTACAGCCACTACTCGCCCCGGCTGGCGGTCGTCGTGGCGAGCGCGGTGTTCGCGGGCGTGCACGTCTTCGCGTACGCGACCGCGCCGGCGCTCGCCGTCGCGGCGTCCCTCACCCAGCTGTTCTGTATCTCGCTCGTGCTCGGCGCGATATACCTCCACACGGAGAACCTCGTCGCGCCGATTCTCGCGCACACGGTGTACAACGCCGTCCAGTTCCTCCTCGTCTACCTGTCCGTCTGA
- a CDS encoding glucose-6-phosphate isomerase has product MNIDVGNALDEVATPGVPRGALDRLDDRVADAHDTIASGTDDGEFGYAALNLPETVDTDEVRAAVEPFADAETVLTVGIGGSALGAAALCDALGDDTRTEFLDNVDPAGVRALLDDIDLSDAVMHVVSRSGTTAETLANFLVVREAMRDAGVDWTERTFVTTGPDGNLRDLADAHDLPALSVPAGVPGRFSALSTVGLPVAALAGVDIEGVVAGAREERETLSGSLFDCPAYAYGALAYALDVRGAGVNAVMPYAEGLETFAEWFAQLWAESLGKDGLGQTPVRALGATDQHSQLQLYRAGPHDKMVSLVTARDRPDVPIPSSDLDGLDYLDGESLGSLLDAEFRATEASLAESGCPSVRVELDALDPESVGGLLFGMEAACVLAGELYGVETFTQPAVEWGKEAARGLLRGDESLPETPSLRVE; this is encoded by the coding sequence ATGAACATCGACGTGGGGAACGCACTGGACGAGGTGGCGACGCCGGGCGTCCCGCGGGGCGCGCTCGACCGACTGGACGACCGCGTGGCGGACGCGCACGACACAATCGCGAGCGGGACGGACGACGGCGAGTTCGGGTACGCCGCGCTGAACCTCCCCGAGACCGTCGACACCGACGAGGTTCGGGCGGCGGTCGAGCCGTTCGCGGACGCGGAGACCGTGCTCACCGTGGGCATCGGCGGGAGCGCGCTCGGCGCGGCCGCGCTCTGTGACGCGCTCGGCGACGACACCCGCACCGAGTTCCTCGACAACGTCGACCCGGCGGGCGTCCGCGCCCTCCTCGACGACATCGACCTCTCCGACGCAGTGATGCACGTGGTGTCGCGGTCGGGAACGACGGCGGAGACGCTCGCGAACTTCCTCGTCGTCCGCGAGGCCATGCGGGACGCGGGCGTCGACTGGACGGAACGCACGTTCGTCACCACCGGACCCGACGGAAACCTCCGCGACCTCGCGGACGCCCACGACCTCCCCGCGCTCTCGGTTCCAGCGGGCGTCCCGGGGCGGTTCTCCGCGCTCTCGACGGTGGGGTTGCCGGTCGCGGCGCTCGCCGGCGTGGACATCGAGGGCGTCGTCGCGGGCGCACGCGAGGAGCGCGAAACGCTGTCGGGAAGCCTGTTCGACTGCCCCGCGTACGCGTACGGCGCGCTCGCCTACGCGCTCGACGTGCGGGGCGCGGGCGTGAACGCCGTGATGCCGTACGCCGAGGGCCTGGAGACGTTCGCGGAGTGGTTCGCGCAGCTCTGGGCCGAGAGCCTGGGGAAGGACGGCCTCGGGCAGACGCCGGTGCGGGCGCTCGGCGCGACCGACCAGCACAGCCAACTGCAACTGTATCGCGCCGGCCCCCACGACAAGATGGTGAGCCTCGTCACCGCCCGCGACCGACCGGACGTGCCGATTCCGTCCAGCGACCTCGACGGACTCGACTACCTCGACGGCGAGAGCCTCGGCAGCCTTCTCGACGCGGAGTTCCGCGCGACGGAGGCGAGCCTCGCCGAATCCGGGTGTCCGAGCGTCCGCGTGGAACTGGACGCGCTCGACCCCGAGAGCGTCGGCGGATTGCTGTTCGGGATGGAGGCGGCGTGCGTGCTCGCCGGCGAACTGTACGGCGTCGAGACGTTCACACAGCCGGCTGTCGAGTGGGGGAAGGAGGCCGCTCGCGGCCTGCTCCGGGGCGACGAGTCACTCCCGGAGACGCCGTCGCTGCGCGTGGAGTGA
- a CDS encoding DUF5812 family protein — protein sequence MSEKSGTFLVTHADDDSAVLADVRDTHVHTLSSNPGVEVGEVLEATVSPDPPMEVTWSVTAVEERTTIPVERSEERPTTQAYDLHDDLAEGDVTTTERAGTGEVHVLAVPPAQTEDAVADVADDQATLERAARLGVDRVEVRFDAEAGVVSVRYLP from the coding sequence ATGAGCGAGAAGTCCGGCACGTTCCTCGTGACGCACGCGGACGACGACTCCGCGGTGCTCGCGGACGTCCGCGACACCCACGTCCACACCCTCTCCTCGAACCCCGGCGTCGAGGTCGGCGAGGTTCTGGAGGCGACGGTGAGCCCCGACCCGCCGATGGAGGTGACGTGGTCGGTGACCGCGGTCGAGGAGCGAACGACGATTCCCGTCGAGCGGAGCGAGGAGCGGCCGACGACGCAGGCGTACGACCTCCACGACGACCTCGCGGAGGGCGACGTTACGACCACCGAGCGCGCGGGGACTGGCGAGGTGCACGTGCTCGCGGTGCCGCCCGCGCAGACCGAGGACGCGGTCGCGGACGTGGCGGACGACCAGGCGACGCTCGAACGCGCTGCGCGCCTCGGCGTCGACCGCGTGGAGGTCCGGTTCGACGCCGAGGCGGGCGTCGTGAGCGTGCGCTACCTCCCCTGA
- a CDS encoding metal-dependent hydrolase yields MMATTHALIGFAIAVLVAPDAAPAVLAAGFAGGAFPDLDLYAGHRKTLHFPVYYAVLALLLAAVAALAPGTWTLAAALFAVAAAVHSAMDAFGGGLELRPWEGTSDRAVYDHFNDRWLPPKRWVRYDGAPEDLGLAAVAATPAVVALSGGLELLAVGALAVSAVYVLVRKPMVAVAEWLVARTPPTVLEYVPERFVHDL; encoded by the coding sequence ATGATGGCGACGACGCACGCGCTCATCGGGTTCGCAATCGCGGTGCTCGTGGCGCCGGACGCCGCGCCCGCCGTCCTCGCCGCCGGGTTCGCCGGCGGCGCGTTCCCGGATCTCGACCTGTACGCCGGCCACCGGAAGACCCTGCACTTCCCGGTGTACTACGCGGTTCTCGCGCTCCTGCTCGCCGCGGTCGCCGCGCTCGCGCCCGGCACGTGGACGCTCGCCGCCGCGCTGTTCGCGGTCGCGGCCGCCGTGCACTCCGCGATGGACGCCTTCGGCGGCGGCCTCGAACTCCGGCCGTGGGAGGGGACGAGCGACCGCGCGGTCTACGACCACTTCAACGACCGGTGGCTCCCGCCGAAGCGCTGGGTGCGCTACGACGGCGCGCCCGAAGACCTCGGCCTCGCCGCGGTCGCGGCGACCCCCGCGGTGGTCGCGCTCTCCGGCGGCCTCGAACTCCTCGCGGTCGGCGCGCTCGCCGTCTCCGCGGTCTACGTGCTCGTGCGGAAACCGATGGTCGCCGTCGCGGAGTGGCTTGTCGCGCGCACGCCCCCGACCGTCCTCGAATACGTCCCCGAGCGGTTCGTTCACGACCTGTAG
- the secF gene encoding protein translocase subunit SecF: MPSFEVPEVDFSRYSNRQLLVPPLVSLLVALAVLVGAFALTGTPVPLGIEFTGGTELTVTSPASQSAVVSAFSQHPPESVRAIPSRPDTYVLTFQPETGQTQAALQEYIRQRVDSASVQMDLEGLRTTSATFGANNQEFAIIGLLIAFAGMSAIVFILFRSLVPSLAVVASAFSDIVIPLALMNLFSIKLSLGTVAALLMLIGYSVDSDILLTNHVLRRSGSFYESVDRAFMTGATMTTTSLVAMAVMAIVAYAFGIELLTSIGLILVFGLAADLMNTYMLNLSLLRWYKYEGVAR, from the coding sequence ATGCCATCGTTCGAGGTTCCGGAGGTGGACTTCAGCCGGTACTCGAACCGCCAACTCCTCGTGCCGCCGCTCGTCTCGCTCTTGGTGGCGTTGGCGGTTCTCGTCGGCGCGTTCGCCCTCACCGGGACGCCGGTTCCCCTCGGCATCGAGTTCACGGGCGGGACCGAGCTCACGGTCACCTCTCCCGCATCGCAATCAGCCGTCGTCTCGGCGTTCAGCCAGCACCCGCCGGAGTCCGTTCGCGCCATCCCCTCCCGGCCCGACACGTACGTGTTGACGTTCCAGCCGGAGACCGGACAGACGCAGGCCGCGCTCCAGGAGTACATCCGTCAGCGCGTCGACTCGGCGTCCGTCCAGATGGATCTCGAAGGCCTCCGCACCACGTCCGCGACGTTCGGCGCGAACAACCAGGAGTTCGCGATCATCGGCCTGCTCATCGCGTTCGCGGGTATGAGCGCCATCGTCTTCATCCTCTTTCGCTCGCTCGTCCCGAGCCTCGCCGTGGTGGCGTCCGCGTTCAGCGACATCGTGATCCCGCTCGCCCTGATGAACCTGTTCAGTATCAAGCTCTCGCTGGGAACGGTCGCCGCGCTCCTGATGCTCATCGGGTACAGCGTCGACTCGGACATCCTCCTCACGAACCACGTGCTCCGCCGCTCGGGGAGCTTCTACGAGAGCGTCGACCGCGCGTTCATGACCGGCGCGACGATGACCACCACGTCGCTGGTCGCGATGGCCGTGATGGCGATCGTCGCGTACGCGTTCGGCATCGAACTCCTGACCTCGATCGGCCTGATACTCGTCTTCGGCCTCGCGGCCGACCTGATGAACACCTACATGTTGAACCTCAGCCTGCTTCGCTGGTACAAGTACGAGGGGGTGGCGCGATGA
- a CDS encoding preprotein translocase subunit SecD, whose amino-acid sequence MIRENWRVILLVVLVIGSGIALFAPGVAGNDAGTAAAQPTNLQYGIQLDGGTRIRAPVTGMTATVENVTAQNQFDVQNTVASELALEQSRVRVRPSLDTVEVYAPVNETPFRNALAATNLTVTGVRDGVTDPTRATIVDVLQDKLDQTGLGGTTVQQIQSSQTGEHYILVEVPGRNVSSVRQLVTERGSVRQIAYFPRNGSMANETVLAPSDLESASIGTPYRSRVLGPVVPVTLTEPVARDFAAAMRQYGFTSSQGISNCQYRTNPNATQYCLLTVNDGEVVYSSSMGADLAQSMENGEFVKSPQFVIQADSMADARQLQIDLRAGALPSTLNLDTGTTYYISPSLAERFKPLSFLTGLIAALAVGLVVYLRYGEARVAVPMVATALCEVVVLLGFASLTQLALDLSHIAGFIAVIGTGVDDLIIIADEVMTEEVSSSRVFQSRFRKALWIIGAAAATTIIAMSPLAFLSLGDLRGFAIVTILGVLIGVLVTRPAYGDILRRLLTDDR is encoded by the coding sequence ATGATTCGCGAGAACTGGCGGGTCATCCTCCTCGTCGTCCTCGTTATCGGGAGCGGTATCGCGCTGTTCGCGCCCGGCGTCGCCGGGAACGACGCCGGCACGGCGGCCGCACAGCCGACGAACCTCCAGTACGGCATCCAGCTCGATGGCGGCACCCGCATCCGCGCGCCCGTCACCGGGATGACCGCGACCGTCGAGAACGTCACGGCCCAGAACCAGTTCGACGTGCAGAACACGGTCGCGAGCGAACTCGCCCTCGAACAGAGCCGGGTTCGCGTTCGCCCCTCCCTGGACACGGTGGAGGTGTACGCTCCGGTGAACGAGACGCCGTTCCGGAACGCGCTCGCGGCGACGAACCTCACCGTCACCGGCGTGCGTGACGGCGTCACCGACCCGACGCGCGCGACCATCGTGGACGTCCTGCAGGACAAGCTCGACCAGACGGGGCTCGGCGGGACGACCGTCCAGCAGATCCAGTCCTCGCAGACGGGCGAGCACTACATCCTCGTGGAGGTCCCGGGCCGGAACGTCTCCAGCGTCCGCCAGCTCGTCACCGAGCGCGGGAGCGTGCGTCAGATCGCGTACTTCCCGCGGAACGGCTCGATGGCGAACGAGACGGTGCTCGCGCCGAGCGACCTCGAATCCGCGAGCATCGGCACGCCCTACCGTAGCAGGGTGCTCGGTCCCGTCGTTCCGGTGACGCTCACGGAGCCGGTGGCGCGGGACTTCGCGGCGGCGATGCGTCAGTACGGCTTCACGTCGAGTCAGGGGATCAGTAACTGTCAGTACCGCACGAACCCGAACGCGACCCAGTACTGCCTGCTCACCGTGAACGACGGCGAGGTCGTCTACTCGTCCTCGATGGGCGCGGATCTCGCGCAGAGCATGGAGAACGGCGAGTTCGTGAAGAGCCCGCAGTTCGTGATTCAGGCGGACTCGATGGCGGACGCCCGCCAGCTCCAGATCGACCTCCGCGCCGGCGCGCTCCCCTCGACGCTCAACCTCGATACGGGAACGACGTACTACATCTCGCCGAGCCTCGCGGAGCGGTTCAAGCCGCTTTCCTTCCTCACCGGACTCATCGCGGCGCTCGCCGTCGGCCTCGTGGTCTACCTCCGGTACGGGGAAGCGCGGGTGGCGGTGCCGATGGTGGCGACCGCGCTCTGTGAGGTCGTCGTGCTGCTCGGGTTCGCGTCGCTCACACAGCTGGCGCTCGACCTCTCGCACATCGCGGGGTTCATCGCGGTCATCGGAACGGGCGTGGACGACCTCATCATCATCGCGGACGAGGTGATGACGGAAGAGGTGTCCTCGAGCAGAGTGTTCCAGAGTCGGTTCCGGAAGGCGCTCTGGATCATCGGCGCCGCGGCCGCGACGACAATCATCGCGATGAGCCCGCTCGCGTTCCTCAGCCTCGGCGACCTCCGCGGGTTCGCCATCGTCACCATCCTCGGCGTCCTCATCGGCGTGCTGGTGACGCGGCCGGCGTACGGCGACATCCTCCGTCGCCTCCTCACGGACGACCGCTGA
- the nucS gene encoding endonuclease NucS — protein MAADHYETPDAETLANVVETGLHEGAMVTLQAECEVEYDGRTSGYLGPGDRLLVCKPDGTLLVHQPDGHKPVNWMPAGGTVSARESDGDLVVVARRVNPRERVEVRLIDAYGVTRYDADDAAEYEESGTEDEMHAYIEAHPGELEDGLRIVEHERETKYGFIDFFATDSEGNPVVVEVKRIQATLNHFDQLKRYVSLYEDNADVRGMLVAPSASERVRRALRDSGLEFVELAEFDRDATGTTDAKLSDF, from the coding sequence ATGGCGGCCGACCACTACGAGACCCCGGACGCGGAGACGCTCGCGAACGTCGTGGAGACCGGCCTCCACGAGGGCGCGATGGTGACCCTGCAGGCCGAGTGCGAGGTCGAGTACGACGGCCGCACGTCGGGCTACCTCGGCCCCGGCGACCGACTGCTCGTCTGCAAGCCCGACGGCACCCTCCTCGTCCACCAGCCGGACGGCCACAAGCCCGTGAACTGGATGCCCGCCGGCGGCACCGTCTCCGCCCGCGAGTCGGACGGCGACCTCGTCGTGGTCGCGCGCCGCGTCAACCCCCGCGAGCGCGTCGAAGTCCGCCTCATCGACGCGTACGGCGTCACCCGGTACGACGCCGACGACGCCGCCGAATACGAGGAGTCCGGCACCGAGGACGAGATGCACGCCTACATCGAAGCCCACCCCGGCGAACTCGAAGACGGCCTGCGAATCGTGGAACACGAACGCGAGACGAAGTACGGCTTCATCGACTTCTTCGCCACCGACTCGGAGGGCAACCCCGTCGTCGTCGAAGTGAAACGCATCCAGGCGACGCTCAACCACTTCGACCAGCTGAAGCGGTACGTCTCGCTCTACGAGGACAACGCCGACGTCCGGGGGATGCTGGTCGCGCCGTCGGCGTCCGAGCGCGTGCGGCGCGCGCTCCGCGACTCCGGCCTGGAGTTCGTGGAGCTCGCGGAGTTCGACCGTGACGCCACGGGAACGACGGACGCGAAACTCAGCGACTTCTGA
- the rnhB gene encoding ribonuclease HII, with amino-acid sequence MRRFGVDEAGKGPVLGSMFAACVVADPDSLPAGLRDSKKLTPARREELDAALRDTDGVRLGVAEVPVGRIDDPGTDMNTLTVDAHAAAIDAANADGRGIVDAGDTSEERFASRVEAAADRDVEVTAEHGADDAHSIVAAASVVAKVARDAHVDALADEYGNVGSGYPSDPTTREFLAAYVRERGELPGCARASWSTCDDVLAAAEQSALSEF; translated from the coding sequence ATGCGTAGGTTCGGCGTGGACGAGGCCGGGAAGGGGCCCGTGCTCGGGTCGATGTTCGCCGCGTGCGTCGTCGCCGACCCCGATTCGCTCCCCGCGGGCCTCCGGGACTCGAAGAAACTCACGCCCGCGCGACGGGAGGAACTGGACGCCGCGCTCCGCGACACGGACGGCGTCCGACTCGGCGTGGCGGAAGTCCCCGTCGGGCGCATCGACGACCCCGGGACGGACATGAACACGCTCACCGTGGACGCGCACGCGGCCGCCATCGACGCCGCGAACGCCGACGGCCGGGGTATCGTGGACGCCGGCGACACCTCCGAAGAGCGGTTCGCGAGCCGAGTAGAAGCGGCGGCCGACCGCGACGTCGAGGTGACCGCGGAGCACGGCGCGGACGACGCCCACAGTATCGTGGCGGCGGCGAGCGTCGTCGCGAAGGTGGCGCGGGACGCGCACGTCGACGCGCTCGCCGACGAGTACGGGAACGTGGGAAGCGGCTACCCGAGCGACCCGACCACCAGAGAATTCCTCGCGGCGTACGTGCGAGAGCGCGGCGAGCTACCGGGCTGTGCGCGGGCGTCGTGGAGCACCTGCGACGACGTGCTGGCGGCGGCCGAGCAGTCCGCACTCTCCGAGTTCTAG